In Microvirga sp. 17 mud 1-3, the genomic window GCATCGAGGAGGACTGCGTTGAGCCGCGCCGCGAGACGGTTGAGGTCGTCGGCGTCCGTACCGATGCCGAGGCGGTCGAGCGGCCCGAGGCTGCGCACATAATGGCCGATCTCCTTCCAGTCCGTGCCGCCGAACAGGAGAAACACATCCTCGGCCTCCACATAGGCCCGCCACCCCGGGTGCGGCGCGAAGAAACGCCAGATCCCGAGATCGAACAGGGCGATCTCCCCCCCATGGCCCGCGAAGCCTCCGCTCGCGCCGGTGCCGACGAGATAGCGGTCTCCCTCGGTCGGGTCGGCCGGCGGGCTTTCGCGGTTGCGCTCCCTGACCGAGAGCTGGACGAGTGCATCGAGAAGGGCGATGGCCTCGTTATGAGTCACGTGCTTCTGCGCCTGCGCTGCAGCGAGCAGCGGCAGCGCCAGATGAGGCGTTGTCGACATGCAGGAATCCTGTTGCTGAAAGATGGCCGGCAGGCTCTGCCGGCGAGAGAGCTTGCGAGGGATGGTTGCAGGAGCCCGGCCTCGGGCCTCCTCGCAGAACCGGGCCTGCGCTAGGCCTCGGCGCCCTTGAAGGACGTCACGACGTTCCGCCCCCCGTCCTTCGCCCGGTAGAGGGCGATGTCCGCCTCACGGAGGAGGCGCTCGACCGGAACATTCACGCCCGTCGCGCAGCCCGCACTGACGGTGACGGCGACCTTGGCGCCCTGCGCAATCGTGTTGACGGACGAAAAGGCCCGCCGGATCCGGTCCGCGAGTTCCTCCGCGGCCAAGCCGTCCAAAGGAACCAGTGCGGCGAATTCCTCGCCGCCGAGGCGGGCGAAGACACCCCTTGGGCAATGTTCCGACAGAATCCGACCGAAGATCACCAGGACCTGGTCGCCGACCTCGTGGCCGAAGCGGTCATTGATCGCCTTGAAGTCATCGAGGTCGAACAGGAGGCAACTCACCGGAGCCTTGCGCCGCGCGATCATGACTGCCGCATTCTCGAAGAAGGCCCGCCTGTTCGGGATCCCCGTGAGGGAATCCGCAAAGGCGGCGTGCTTGTACTCCCATTCGAGCTGCTCCTTCGCCATGGACAGGAACACGAAGGCGAGAGTCGGCATGAAGGTCGCCATGGCGAAAGCTACGGGCCCCGGCCAGTTCGGCGTCGGAACATCCACCCAGAAGGCCAGCGCGAGAGAGAAGCCGAGGGTCCCACGAAAGATGTTGAAGACCGCCAGAACGGACAGGAGCACCACTGCGAACGTCTGCGAGGTCAGGGGCTGCCGGGAATACCGCAGAAGCTCCCAGGCCGAGAGCGCCGCATAGGTGGTGCCGATCGCCGACACAATGGCGAGCCGCGCATCCGCATTGTCGAGCACGACCAGGGACGCAAGGCACCATAGAATTACGCCGGTGACGACGGACGGCATCGTGACCGGACGGCCGTTGAAGACCCGGCATCCGGTGTACAGAACACCATAAGAGAGAATGAGAAAGCAGTTCGCGACGAGCAGAAGGTCGGCTGTCTTGTTTCCGCCTGCGAGAAGCACGAGTCCCATGGCGCAAAAGACCAGGAGAAATGTGGCTCCCCACCAGGCAAGCGCCTGAACCCGTCTGTTCAATGTCCAGGAAAACAGAAGCAACGCGCCGAGTACAGCCGTCAATTGGGCAAAGACTGCACTCAAGGTCGGGAGATCGAGCTTCATACCTCCATAGATATACTGACGCTGCGTAATTAAGAGCAAGCGCGTTTTTCTGTATTTCCGTCGTTGGCATCGTCTTATTTGAAGCCAACAAACAGATAACGTAACGTCATTATACTTCGACCGTGACCGCCCGCGCGAAACCGCTTCCCGCCACAGCGCCGACTTGGCTCACGCGCAGGCTCAAGGCACTTTGCGGGGCTCCGAAATCGGCAATCTCCTGATCCGTTCCGTAGAGAACGGAAGGTTCAGCGCTCACAAGCGTGCGCAGCACCGCAGGGCCGGACAAGATATCGACCTCGTAGCGCTCGAACTCCTCACCTAAAGGCACCTCGGCAGCCTCCCAGGAATCCCCGTCGCGACGGGTGCGGCGCAGCCAGGACAGGCGGATGCCGTCGGGCTCCCGCCGTGCCACGACCCGGACCGGGCTGAAGGGCTTGAGGGCCTCGCGGCCCGGCGTCGCGACGATTTCGATGAAGGCCGGGTCCGCATGGTCGCGCCCGGCCGGCCCGATGCGGTAGATCAGTCTCTGGCCGAGATCGCCAACATTGTCCGTGAGCGGCATCACTGCCTCGTCGAGGCGCACGATGGCGGCCCCGGCCGCCACCCCGCGCCCTGTCTCCGCCTCGCTGCCGCCGAGCCCGCGCAGGAACCGCGACAGGCGGAAGCGGCGTTCGCCGATCATCTCAGCCCTCGCGGCCGACAGGATTTCCCAACGTCCGTCCGACCCTCTCACGGCGAACAGGTTGCCGCCCGCGAGAGCCTCCGTATCGTCGATGGCACTGATATTTCCGGACGAGACCTCAATGTCCAGGGTCGCATGCGGGTCCCACCGCCAGATGGGCCCCGGCCCGAGCTCCGACAGCGTGACCCCGACGATGGACGGCAGATCGACGAAACGATGGAGCGCGAAACTCGCACCGTTCGCGGAGCGCCACACCGCAACAGCACCCGGCCAGGGTGAGGCCGCAACCGCGATATATTGCAGAGGCGTCGGGTCGTATGGGCTCACGGGCAGATCGAGAACAACGACATAGGGCTTGCCCGGAACAGGCGGCGGTCGGCGCGGCGGCTTCGGAAAGGAAGCACCCGGCGTCTCGAACACTGCCGGCTCGACGGCCCGCGTTGTCACCCGGCGCGTCGGCCCGTCGGCGATGCGCAGCACCCGATGGAGCTTCGCGCCCGCATCGGTCGGCAATGCGACGACGTCGCCGGGCTCCAGGTCGACACGACGGGGCGACAGCTCGAATTCCGCGCCCTCACGCCCGGCCCAGAGATCCTGCAGCCAGGCATCGGCCAGGCGCTGCGCTTCGGCACGGCGGGTCACGACGGCGCTGTCGGCCCGCGCCTCGCGCCGGCTGACGCCCTCGAGACGGCGGGACGCGACGGCGGCGCGGCGGTAGTCGCCCTCCCCGTCCGTGTAGCCGATCTCCACCTGCTGCGGCAGGTCGGTTTCCTGCGCGCGAGTGAGCTTGAGGGAAGGCTCCCGATCGCCGAGAACGAAATCATCCCGGTCGAGAGTCATGACTGTGCGGCCGCCACGTCCGCGCCAGAGGATGCCGCCGCCGCTCGCCACTGCGTCGACCCCGAAAAGTCGCATCAGCGGTTCGAGGGCGCCCCGTGCCGACATGGGCCGGTCGATCGCATAGCCGTCCACGAACCCATCCACCGGAAGGGACGCCGGAGCCGTAAGGCCGAAATCCTTCAGGATCGCGACGATCAGCCGGTCGAGGGCCGTGCCTTCGATGCGGCCGGTGATCCAATGCCCCGTCTCCCAGTTGCGGCCGTCGCTCCAAACGGAGGTGAAATCCGGAAAGGCCGGAAAGGGCCGTGCATCCCAGGCCCAGACGAACATGCGGCCCGCATCGACCATGCGCCCGCCATAGACGGACGAGACCGGGTTGAACGCGGACGAGAAGCCGTCGAGCGTCGGATCGAAACGCGAGAGGATCGCCTCAAGTCCACGCGCCTGCGCAAGGTCGTCGCGCACGCCGCGGGAAAACGGCGGATAGGCGGATTCCGAGGATTTCGGATCCGGAAAGACGTTGGGGCCGTTCGGACCCTTGTCCACGGCCGGAATGCCGATCTCGGTCAGCCAGATCGGCTTCGACTGCGCCCTCCAGGCCGTGGTGCGCACTTCGACGCCGCCGACGCGCTCCACATGCCGGTTCGACCACCAGGAGACGAGATCCTTGGCGCGGTAGATCCAGGGTTTGCCGTAGGTGCCGTCGGTAATAGGCGTGCGCCTCTGCGCATTGCGGTCCGCCGCGCTCGCATAATACCAGTCGAAAGCCTCGCCGCTCCCGAGCCTGCCGCGAAGATAGGCGACGTCGTAAGGACTGCGCGCGACCGCGAGGTCCGCATGGTCCGGCCCGTCGCGCCAATCGGAGATGGGAGGATAATAGTCGATGCCAACCGCGTCGATGGCGGGATCCGCGAAGAGCGGGTCGAGGGGAAAGCGAACTTCGTCGCCGTCATCGAGCACATGGGCACCGTATTCGGTCCAGTCCGCCGCATAGACGATCTTCGTGCCGCTCCTTAAGGCTGTGCGCACATCCTGCGCGAGAGCCTTCAGGGCATCGACCGCCGGATAGATGCCGGACGCGGCGCGCACGCGCGTGAGACCGACAAGCTCGCTGCCGAGGATGAAACCCTCCACGCCGCCCGCCTCCTCGGCGAGATCCGCATAATGCAGCACCAGGCGGCGAAAGCCCCAGGAACGCTCGAACCATTGTGAGACCTGTGCGGCTGCGGCGGCAGTCCCGTCCGGCGAGCCGGGCTGTCCCGGCGCCGGGTGGCAGGTGATACGCCCGCGCCAGGGATAGGCCGCCTGCCCGGTGCCGCCATAGGGATTCGGCAGGGTATTGCCGATAGGCACATCCATCATCACAAAGGGATAGAGCACCACCTTCAGGCCACGCGCCTTCAGCTCACGAATGAGCCGGAGCACGGTGTCGTCAGACGGGGTGCCGCCATAGGCCGGTGCACTGTCCACCTGCGAAACCGGCTTCGCGTCCTCGCGCGTGAGGCCGGCGACGGACCAGGAGGCCCCGTCCGTCTTCTTCGCGTTCGTATCCACGCGCGGCTCGATGGTGCAGGACCCGGCGCGCAAATCCGTGCCGAACCAGCTCACCACGAGCGAAACGCGCTCCAGATTGGGGCAGAGGGATTGCAGCGCATCGAGCGAGGCATCCACATCCGTCGCACGCTGGAGCTGGTGGCGGTTTTCCGGCTCGGTGGCGCCAAGCCCCAGGACCTTCGCGACCGGCAGGTCGTGGTAGCCGAACTCGGTAGCGCCGGGGATCAGGCAGACGGCTCGCACCATGCGATTCAGCCCACCCACGGGACGCACCACCTCGAAGGAGAATTGCGGTACACGGTTGCCGTAATCGGCGAGCGGCAGACGCTCGAACACCACATAGGCGAGGCCGCGATAGGCGGGCGCGTCGGCGGCGCCCTCCTTGGCGACGATCAGCGGGTCGGGATCCTGGGCCTCACTCCCACCGTGGATGCGCATGACGATGGTGTTGAGGTCGATCTCCCGCCCGTCCGCCCAGACACGCCGGATGAACGCGATGGGACCCTCGCACAGGCCGACCGCCAGATTCGCGTAATAGGAATAGGTCACGCTCTTCGTCTGCGCGCCCTTCTGACCGAGGCTCTTGCCGCCCTGCGCGCCCGAGCGCTCCGTCTTGGTATTCGCCACCTCCTCAAGGCGTGTCGCCCAGATGAGTTGACCGCCGATGCGCACGCGGCCGTAGACGCGGGGGATCGGCGCGCCCTCCGTCGAGGTGAGCCCGTCGATCTCCTTCAGGCGCGGGCCTTCCACCACCTTGCCGCTCTCGGAGGAGCCGAGCAGCGCGTTGTCGATGGCTGCGCCCGCAAGCGCGCCGAGAGCACGGCCGGCAAGCGCGCCGAGCGGGCCCGCAATTGCGCCGCCCACGGCGGAGCCGATGGTTTGAAGAACGAGTGTGGCCATGATGCTTTTCGATGTCAGGCGTTCGGGAACGTGAACACATGGGCGAGATGACGCCGCCACCAGGGGCGGAACGCCACCTCGGCGACGGCGGCGCCGTCATGGGCATGGACCATCGCGTCGGCGGAGGACGCGACGGCGCAGTGCTTGGCCGACAGCCCCTCCCGCCAACGGAACAACAGAACATCCCCCGGCGCGACGGACAGATCATCCCGCGCAACGAGATGGCGCCGCGCCGCCGCGAGCAGCGCCTCGCCACCGGCCTCCGCCCAGTCAGGCGAATAAGGCGGCGGCAGCTCCGGCTCCGTTCCCATCACGTCCCGCCACACGCCGCGCAGCAGGCCGAGACAGTCGCAGCCGATGCCCTTGAGCGAGGCTTGATGGCGATAGGGCGTGCCGATCCACGCACGCGCGGCAGCGACGATGAGAGCGGGAGCGGGCATGTTTAGTATCCGTGGGGGAGAACGGCGCGCGCCACTGTCATTCCGGGGCGCCGTAGGCGAGCCCGGAACCCATAGCCACTGACGATACAGGAAAAAGCACAACGGCTGCCGTCGCTCTCTATCCTCTATCGTTGGTGTTTATGGGTTCCGGGCTCCGCTAACGCGGCCCGGAATGACAAGGTGGGTCACCGGAAGAAGCTGCCGCCATCGAGGCCGGGCTCGCCCTGGCGCGGCACGCGGATGACGAAATCGTTGCCCGGCATGTGAGGAAAGCCGCGAAAATTGACCGCGTTCCGGAACTTGTCGCGGCAGGTCGCGTGGGTCTTGTCGCAACCCGCCGTGACGCGGAACGTATCGCCGACCGCGATGGCCTGCGGTGCCCGCTGCCACAAGTCGAACTCGTCCGTTCCGCCGACGGC contains:
- a CDS encoding GGDEF domain-containing protein codes for the protein MKLDLPTLSAVFAQLTAVLGALLLFSWTLNRRVQALAWWGATFLLVFCAMGLVLLAGGNKTADLLLVANCFLILSYGVLYTGCRVFNGRPVTMPSVVTGVILWCLASLVVLDNADARLAIVSAIGTTYAALSAWELLRYSRQPLTSQTFAVVLLSVLAVFNIFRGTLGFSLALAFWVDVPTPNWPGPVAFAMATFMPTLAFVFLSMAKEQLEWEYKHAAFADSLTGIPNRRAFFENAAVMIARRKAPVSCLLFDLDDFKAINDRFGHEVGDQVLVIFGRILSEHCPRGVFARLGGEEFAALVPLDGLAAEELADRIRRAFSSVNTIAQGAKVAVTVSAGCATGVNVPVERLLREADIALYRAKDGGRNVVTSFKGAEA
- a CDS encoding glycoside hydrolase/phage tail family protein is translated as MATLVLQTIGSAVGGAIAGPLGALAGRALGALAGAAIDNALLGSSESGKVVEGPRLKEIDGLTSTEGAPIPRVYGRVRIGGQLIWATRLEEVANTKTERSGAQGGKSLGQKGAQTKSVTYSYYANLAVGLCEGPIAFIRRVWADGREIDLNTIVMRIHGGSEAQDPDPLIVAKEGAADAPAYRGLAYVVFERLPLADYGNRVPQFSFEVVRPVGGLNRMVRAVCLIPGATEFGYHDLPVAKVLGLGATEPENRHQLQRATDVDASLDALQSLCPNLERVSLVVSWFGTDLRAGSCTIEPRVDTNAKKTDGASWSVAGLTREDAKPVSQVDSAPAYGGTPSDDTVLRLIRELKARGLKVVLYPFVMMDVPIGNTLPNPYGGTGQAAYPWRGRITCHPAPGQPGSPDGTAAAAAQVSQWFERSWGFRRLVLHYADLAEEAGGVEGFILGSELVGLTRVRAASGIYPAVDALKALAQDVRTALRSGTKIVYAADWTEYGAHVLDDGDEVRFPLDPLFADPAIDAVGIDYYPPISDWRDGPDHADLAVARSPYDVAYLRGRLGSGEAFDWYYASAADRNAQRRTPITDGTYGKPWIYRAKDLVSWWSNRHVERVGGVEVRTTAWRAQSKPIWLTEIGIPAVDKGPNGPNVFPDPKSSESAYPPFSRGVRDDLAQARGLEAILSRFDPTLDGFSSAFNPVSSVYGGRMVDAGRMFVWAWDARPFPAFPDFTSVWSDGRNWETGHWITGRIEGTALDRLIVAILKDFGLTAPASLPVDGFVDGYAIDRPMSARGALEPLMRLFGVDAVASGGGILWRGRGGRTVMTLDRDDFVLGDREPSLKLTRAQETDLPQQVEIGYTDGEGDYRRAAVASRRLEGVSRREARADSAVVTRRAEAQRLADAWLQDLWAGREGAEFELSPRRVDLEPGDVVALPTDAGAKLHRVLRIADGPTRRVTTRAVEPAVFETPGASFPKPPRRPPPVPGKPYVVVLDLPVSPYDPTPLQYIAVAASPWPGAVAVWRSANGASFALHRFVDLPSIVGVTLSELGPGPIWRWDPHATLDIEVSSGNISAIDDTEALAGGNLFAVRGSDGRWEILSAARAEMIGERRFRLSRFLRGLGGSEAETGRGVAAGAAIVRLDEAVMPLTDNVGDLGQRLIYRIGPAGRDHADPAFIEIVATPGREALKPFSPVRVVARREPDGIRLSWLRRTRRDGDSWEAAEVPLGEEFERYEVDILSGPAVLRTLVSAEPSVLYGTDQEIADFGAPQSALSLRVSQVGAVAGSGFARAVTVEV
- a CDS encoding NlpC/P60 family protein — encoded protein: MPAPALIVAAARAWIGTPYRHQASLKGIGCDCLGLLRGVWRDVMGTEPELPPPYSPDWAEAGGEALLAAARRHLVARDDLSVAPGDVLLFRWREGLSAKHCAVASSADAMVHAHDGAAVAEVAFRPWWRRHLAHVFTFPNA